The genomic segment GGTGGTGCTCAACGTGCGCGGCTGGAAGTTCTTCCGGGCCATGACCCTGTCGGCCCAGCGCAACAAGCGCAACGCCAGCGCCGAAGACATCTACGTGCGCTGGAGCCTCTCCGCCGGGGCGCGCGACCGCCTGACCTGGCGGCGCTACCAGCGCTTCCGGCGCATGAGCCGCCACGCCTACATCGACAACTCGCCCCTGCGCAAGAAGGTCGAGCGCCTGGCGCGCGAGGCAGGCTGGTCGGCCTATTCGTTCTTCAAGTACGACTTCTTCCGCAAGCACAAGAAGAAGTTCACGCACATGATGGAGGAGATCGGCAGCGAGATCCAGGTGGTGCGCGACAAGGCCGCCGTGCCCGTGCGCTGGGTGCGCCGCGTGCTGGCCCTGGATCGCGCCTCGGGCTGCGCCGAGGAGGCCGGCAAGAGCCTGACCGAGCTGTCGTGCTGGGACCAGGGCACCTGCGACGCCCCCGGCGTCTACGTGAGCCCGCAGGCCCGCGAGGACCGCGTGCTGACCTGTACCAACGCGGAAACCCACGGCTGCAAGGACATCTGGGCCCCGGATCTGTTCGGCGATTTCGCCGGGGTCTGCCCCACCTGCGGGCACCATTTCCGCATGGAATACCAGTGGTACCTGCAAAACGTCTTCGACTACGGGTCCATCTTCGAATTCTCGCGCAGCGTGGAGTCGGGCAACCCCCTGGACTACGACGGCCTGTCGGCCAAGCTGGAAAAGGCCAAGGCCGAGACGAACCTCAAGTCCGCCTGCGTGACCTTCGAGGCCCGCATCAAGCACGTGAACGTCATCTGCGCCACCCTGGTGGGCACCTTCCGGGGCGGCAGCGTGGGCGCCGCCGAGGGCGAGAAGTTCATCCGCGCCGCCGAGCGCGCGCGCAAGAAGCACTATCCCTTCATCGCCTACGTCCACGGCACGGCGGGCATCCGCATCCAGGAGGGCGTCAACGGCGTCATCCAGATGCCGCGCTGCACCATGGCCGTGCGCCGCTACATCGAGGCGGGCGGGCTGTACATCGTGGTCTATGACACCAACTCCTACGCGGGGCCGGTGGCCAGCTTCCTGGGCTGCTCGCCCTACCAGTTCGCCATCCGCAGCGCCAATATCGGCTTCGCTGGGCCCGGGGTCATCAAGGAGACCACCGGCATGGACATCCCGCCCAACTACCATGTGGCCCACCAGGCCCTGTCGCGCGGGCATATCCATGGCATCTGGGACCGCCGCGAGCTGCGCGCCAACCTGCACCAGGCCCTGCAGACCATGGGCGGGCGCAATCTCTACTACCGCTAGGCGACCGGGCCTGCGCAAAACGACAACAGGACGGAATCCCCTGTGATGGATGTCAAGGCTTTGCTTGAGGAAATGAAGTCCGCCCCCTACAAGCTGGTAGAGGTGGCGGCCCCGCATACGGGCGTGGTGGAGCATGTGATCACCGAGCCGGGCGCCAAGGTCACCGGGCCCGAGGGCACCTGGGGCGAGCGCCCCGGCACGCTGCTGGCCCACCTGGAGCGCGAGCGCAACAAAAAACCCGTGCGCGCGCCCATGCGCGGCGAGGTGGAGAAGGTCTATTCCGAGCACGCCGGGCGCTTCGTCGAGGCGGGCACGGTGCTCTTCACCCTGCGCCACTACCTGACCAAGGACGAGGTGATCCAGGAGATCCTCAAGAAGACGCTGTACCTGTTCCATGCCCGCGAGCAGGCCAAGTACTACTTCTTCCCCGAGGTGGACACCAAGATCAAGGCCTACGGCCCGCAGTCCGTGCGCGTGCGCGACGGGCAGGAGCTGTTCATCGTTTCGCGCATGAAGCGCGAAGCCGCGCTGCACTACAGCGGCCCCGAGGGCATGATCTACGCCGTGTACTTCAAGGACAACAACAGCGTCGAGGCCGGGCAGCCGCTCATCGGCGTGTGCCCGCCCGACCAGTTGCCCGTGATCCAGGACGTGGTCAACCGCGTGCGCAGCGAATGGGAGGAGCGCACCTAGCGCGGCCCATGGGCAGGAACCTCCAGATCCGCGTCGTGGCCACCACTTTTCGCCCCGAAGACGTGGCCCGCGACTGGCCCCGGCTCGTGCATCTGGCCTGGCGCGGCGAGCAGGCCCTGCCCGGCGGCCCCGCGCGCGGGGTGCTGGAGTTGGCCCGCGACCTGGCCGACGTGCTGCGCCTGGAGGCCCCGCCCGAGGTGCGCCAGGCCCTGGAGCAGGGCGCCGCCCGGGCCCAGGCCCTGGCCGACGACTTGGAGCGCGCCCTGGCCGCCTGGGATGCGACCCTGGCCAACCGCCTGTCCGACACGTTGGAGGCCACATTGGACGACATTGAACCTCTTGCGCCCGAAGCGCCTTTCGTCGTATCGAGGCCCAAGGAAAAACGTTAACTGGAGAACGACATGGCATCGCTGAACAAGGTCATGATCATCGGCAGGCTGGGGCGTGACCCCGAGCTGCGCTACAGCCAGAGCGGCGCGGCCATCTGCAACCTGAACGTGGCCACCGACGAGAGCTACACCGACAAGCAGGGCCAGCGCGTGGAGCAGACCGAATGGCACCGCGTGGCCGTGTTCAGCCGCCAGGCCGAGCTGTGCGCCAACTACCTGCACAAGGGCAGCCTGGTCTACGTCGAGGGCAGCCTGCAGACGCGCAAATGGCAGGACAAGGACGGCTCCGACCGCTACACCACCGAGATCAAGGCCCTGCGCGTGCAGTTCCTGGACCCCAAGGGCGCCTCCCAGGGCGGCTACGACGCCCCCCAGGCCCAGCAGGCCCCCGCGCGCCAGGCCGCTCCGGCCAAGGGCGGCAACCGCAGGCAGCAGTACCAGGGCCCGCCCGCTGACGAGGATCTCGGACCGGCCTTCCCCAGCGAGGCCAGCGGCATGGACGACGTGCCGTTCTGATTCCTTGTTCCGCATGGCGCTCGATGGCGCGCTGGGCCAGCGTCGATGCG from the Desulfocurvus vexinensis DSM 17965 genome contains:
- a CDS encoding carboxyl transferase domain-containing protein produces the protein MDIEKRILSLTERLNYIKDIFAEKENANIELLQSKLADFAANGADMSAQEAGRQLEALEDLYVFLEKKLERDLTPMDKVRIVRHPQRICLKDILENVYDNYTEIGGEGEYNIDPSMLIARAYIARRVGGKVYNQPVMVIGQEKGHGEEFRNGGSVKPWGNAKAQHYMQVAETENIPIHTYVFTPGSYPIEDYPGAAQQIARNLYEMAGLKVPVIAVFSEGGSGGAEAIGLADVRLMLSHGYYSVISPEGAAAIEGRLRDGQRASAELIETCARRLKMTADDNRAMGYVDRVIQEPPLGARPEHFDFFKVLRSEIIRATDEVVLNVRGWKFFRAMTLSAQRNKRNASAEDIYVRWSLSAGARDRLTWRRYQRFRRMSRHAYIDNSPLRKKVERLAREAGWSAYSFFKYDFFRKHKKKFTHMMEEIGSEIQVVRDKAAVPVRWVRRVLALDRASGCAEEAGKSLTELSCWDQGTCDAPGVYVSPQAREDRVLTCTNAETHGCKDIWAPDLFGDFAGVCPTCGHHFRMEYQWYLQNVFDYGSIFEFSRSVESGNPLDYDGLSAKLEKAKAETNLKSACVTFEARIKHVNVICATLVGTFRGGSVGAAEGEKFIRAAERARKKHYPFIAYVHGTAGIRIQEGVNGVIQMPRCTMAVRRYIEAGGLYIVVYDTNSYAGPVASFLGCSPYQFAIRSANIGFAGPGVIKETTGMDIPPNYHVAHQALSRGHIHGIWDRRELRANLHQALQTMGGRNLYYR
- a CDS encoding biotin attachment protein, translated to MMDVKALLEEMKSAPYKLVEVAAPHTGVVEHVITEPGAKVTGPEGTWGERPGTLLAHLERERNKKPVRAPMRGEVEKVYSEHAGRFVEAGTVLFTLRHYLTKDEVIQEILKKTLYLFHAREQAKYYFFPEVDTKIKAYGPQSVRVRDGQELFIVSRMKREAALHYSGPEGMIYAVYFKDNNSVEAGQPLIGVCPPDQLPVIQDVVNRVRSEWEERT
- a CDS encoding single-stranded DNA-binding protein, which encodes MASLNKVMIIGRLGRDPELRYSQSGAAICNLNVATDESYTDKQGQRVEQTEWHRVAVFSRQAELCANYLHKGSLVYVEGSLQTRKWQDKDGSDRYTTEIKALRVQFLDPKGASQGGYDAPQAQQAPARQAAPAKGGNRRQQYQGPPADEDLGPAFPSEASGMDDVPF